A window of Pseudodesulfovibrio hydrargyri contains these coding sequences:
- the hemL gene encoding glutamate-1-semialdehyde 2,1-aminomutase: protein MDSKSLFAKARTLMPGGVNSPLRACKYVNAEPVFIENAKGAHLFDVEGREYIDYVFSWGPMLLGHQDPAVNAAAHAAVDHGSSYGAPCLGEVLLAEEIQKLIPSMEMMRMVSSGTEATMSALRLARGYTGRNKFVKFIGNYHGHADAFLAAAGSAAGTVPGTPGVPEEVISHTLLAQYNDLDAVKKHFEESGDEIACVIVEPCAGNMGLVLPEEGFLQGLRDLCTKYGAVLIFDEVITGFRLAPGGAQERYGITPDLTTLGKIIGGGFPVGCYGGKREIMEHMAPVGGVFQAGTLSGNPVAMAAGLATLKRLQECDYATLEARTRALTGELASILEGKGKPVYVAQAGSAFTLYFSDKPVTNMIESGRCDQATFAVYWKQMMAKGVYLAPAGFECAFTSFAHSDEDFEKTLDAARAVAF from the coding sequence ATGGATTCGAAATCCCTTTTCGCCAAGGCCCGGACCCTCATGCCCGGCGGGGTCAACTCGCCGCTGCGCGCCTGCAAGTACGTCAACGCGGAGCCGGTCTTCATCGAGAACGCCAAGGGGGCGCACCTCTTTGACGTGGAGGGCCGGGAGTACATCGACTACGTCTTTTCCTGGGGGCCCATGCTCCTGGGGCACCAGGACCCGGCCGTGAACGCGGCCGCCCACGCCGCCGTGGACCACGGGTCCAGCTACGGCGCGCCCTGCCTGGGCGAGGTCCTGCTGGCCGAGGAGATCCAAAAGCTCATCCCGTCCATGGAGATGATGCGCATGGTCTCGTCCGGCACCGAGGCGACCATGTCCGCGCTGCGCCTGGCGCGGGGCTATACCGGGCGGAACAAGTTCGTGAAGTTCATCGGCAACTACCATGGTCACGCCGACGCCTTCCTGGCCGCGGCCGGTTCGGCGGCGGGCACCGTGCCCGGCACCCCGGGCGTGCCCGAGGAGGTCATCAGCCACACCCTGCTGGCCCAGTACAACGACCTGGACGCCGTGAAAAAGCATTTCGAGGAGTCCGGCGACGAGATCGCCTGTGTCATCGTCGAGCCCTGCGCGGGCAACATGGGCCTGGTCCTGCCCGAGGAGGGCTTCCTCCAGGGACTGCGCGACCTGTGCACAAAGTACGGCGCGGTGCTCATCTTCGACGAGGTCATCACCGGCTTCAGGCTGGCCCCGGGCGGGGCCCAGGAGCGCTACGGGATCACCCCGGACCTGACCACGCTGGGCAAGATCATCGGCGGCGGGTTCCCGGTGGGCTGCTACGGAGGCAAGCGCGAGATCATGGAGCACATGGCCCCGGTGGGCGGCGTGTTCCAGGCGGGCACCCTGTCCGGCAACCCCGTGGCCATGGCCGCCGGGCTGGCCACCCTCAAGCGCCTCCAGGAGTGCGACTACGCGACCCTGGAGGCCAGGACCAGGGCGCTGACCGGCGAGTTGGCTTCCATTCTCGAAGGGAAGGGCAAGCCGGTCTACGTGGCCCAGGCGGGCTCGGCCTTCACCTTGTATTTCTCGGACAAACCCGTGACCAACATGATCGAGTCCGGCCGGTGCGACCAGGCGACCTTCGCGGTCTACTGGAAGCAGATGATGGCCAAAGGGGTCTACCTGGCCCCGGCGGGCTTCGAGTGCGCCTTCACCTCGTTCGCCCATTCGGACGAGGACTTCGAGAAGACGCTGGACGCGGCCCGGGCAGTGGCCTTCTAG
- the ahbB gene encoding siroheme decarboxylase subunit beta — MAIQFSDTEERILALAGGDLPDTERPFKTIADQAGVTEDAVIGLIKDLKERRIIRRFGATLRHQKAGYGHNAMVAWRVPGDRTDEVGQIFADRPEISHCYVRRTYPEWTYNVYTMIHGERPGQTDEVVAELEQAVGIDDNCTLKSLKELKKTSMVYFK, encoded by the coding sequence ATGGCAATACAATTCAGCGACACCGAGGAAAGGATTCTCGCCCTGGCCGGCGGCGACCTGCCGGACACGGAGCGGCCGTTCAAGACCATAGCCGACCAGGCGGGCGTGACCGAGGACGCGGTCATCGGGCTCATCAAGGATCTCAAGGAACGCCGGATCATCCGCCGCTTCGGGGCCACCCTGCGCCACCAGAAGGCGGGCTACGGCCACAACGCCATGGTCGCCTGGCGGGTGCCGGGCGATCGTACCGACGAGGTCGGGCAGATCTTCGCGGACCGGCCCGAGATATCCCACTGCTACGTCCGGCGCACCTATCCGGAGTGGACCTACAACGTCTACACCATGATCCACGGCGAGCGCCCGGGCCAGACCGACGAGGTGGTGGCCGAGCTGGAACAGGCCGTGGGCATCGACGACAACTGCACGCTCAAATCCCTCAAGGAACTCAAGAAGACCTCCATGGTCTATTTCAAATAG
- a CDS encoding methyl-accepting chemotaxis protein: MSLKLKMALMGSGMTLALLLLGGVIVWNNVSVSDGADYLILRQEQLELVKSMRMAQTDLLLAAMDSIVDKAEGAIAPERMAAIDQTGKFLLDNAEALRRAADTPEEEAEAARVVRSVAAFVDGVRVKLKGLIENSARRLGEIEADFARMDDEIDEAGTVIDENLTELGRAFDDRGATYASAEVAAMQLAHSRLVLAAMDSIIDRGEGRISDERTAIMASASEALEARLRAIEPYLQGDAERALHVSIARAVPRIEEAIRVDLRRLIEEGAVEQARIEKAFAEIDDVLDADGEAISKGLQVMVESIREETAEATADMRSVLSEALWMSLAVFAAALLTLLPSFILCAGKIVTSLSKGVAFAEQLASGELDAHLRIHSRDEIGKLAARLIFMRDKLREVVGGIQSGSAQVTSGSCELSSTAGDVSRGASVQAASVEEVSASIEEMAGAIKTNAHSAKQTEEIAIRTASRAEEGGSAVQQTVVAMKDIAEKIAIIEEIARQTNLLALNAAIEAARAGEHGKGFAVVASEVRKLAERSGSAAQDISVLSESCVAVAEKAGRLLEEMVPDIKRTSEMIEEISSSNRELSASADNVSKAVGQLDKIIQSNAASAEEMSSTSEDLAVQARHLTDTVSYFRIGGTDAGTSALQAISEHGGVSQGQAVCRALAAEHAGPGEGSGELSSF, from the coding sequence ATGTCGTTGAAGTTGAAAATGGCCCTGATGGGCTCGGGCATGACCTTGGCCCTGCTGCTCCTGGGCGGCGTCATCGTCTGGAACAACGTCTCGGTGAGCGACGGCGCGGACTACCTGATCCTGCGCCAGGAGCAGCTGGAGCTGGTCAAGTCCATGCGCATGGCCCAGACCGATCTGCTGCTGGCGGCCATGGATTCCATCGTGGACAAGGCCGAGGGGGCCATCGCCCCGGAACGGATGGCGGCCATCGACCAGACCGGCAAGTTCCTGCTGGACAACGCCGAGGCCCTGCGCCGGGCCGCGGACACGCCCGAGGAGGAGGCCGAGGCGGCCCGGGTAGTGCGGTCGGTGGCGGCCTTCGTGGACGGGGTCCGGGTGAAGCTCAAGGGGCTGATCGAGAATTCGGCGCGGCGCCTGGGAGAGATCGAGGCCGATTTCGCCAGGATGGATGACGAGATCGACGAGGCCGGGACGGTCATCGACGAGAACCTGACCGAGCTCGGGCGGGCCTTCGACGATCGCGGCGCGACTTACGCCTCGGCCGAGGTCGCGGCCATGCAACTGGCCCACTCCAGGCTCGTGCTGGCGGCCATGGATTCCATCATCGACCGGGGCGAGGGCCGCATCTCCGACGAGCGGACGGCGATCATGGCGAGCGCGTCCGAGGCGCTGGAGGCCCGCCTGCGGGCCATTGAGCCGTACCTCCAGGGTGACGCCGAGCGGGCCCTTCACGTCTCCATAGCCCGGGCCGTGCCCCGGATCGAGGAGGCCATCAGGGTGGATCTGCGGCGGCTGATCGAAGAGGGCGCGGTGGAGCAGGCCCGCATCGAAAAGGCCTTCGCCGAGATCGACGACGTCCTGGACGCGGACGGCGAGGCCATCTCGAAAGGGCTGCAGGTCATGGTCGAGTCCATCCGGGAGGAGACGGCCGAGGCCACGGCCGACATGCGCTCGGTGCTGTCCGAGGCCCTGTGGATGTCTCTGGCGGTCTTTGCGGCCGCCCTGCTGACTCTGCTGCCCTCCTTCATCCTCTGCGCCGGGAAGATCGTCACCAGCCTGTCCAAGGGCGTGGCCTTTGCCGAGCAGCTCGCCTCCGGGGAACTCGACGCCCACCTGCGGATCCACTCCAGGGACGAGATCGGGAAGCTGGCCGCACGGCTGATTTTCATGCGCGACAAGCTGCGAGAGGTGGTCGGCGGCATCCAGTCCGGTTCGGCCCAGGTGACTTCCGGCAGTTGCGAGCTTTCCTCCACGGCCGGGGACGTGTCCCGCGGGGCCTCGGTGCAGGCCGCTTCGGTGGAGGAAGTCTCGGCGTCCATCGAGGAGATGGCCGGGGCCATCAAGACCAACGCGCACAGCGCCAAACAGACCGAGGAGATAGCCATACGCACGGCGTCCAGGGCGGAAGAGGGCGGCAGCGCGGTGCAGCAGACGGTGGTCGCCATGAAGGACATCGCCGAGAAGATCGCCATCATCGAGGAAATCGCCCGGCAGACGAACCTGCTGGCGCTCAACGCGGCCATCGAGGCGGCCCGGGCAGGCGAGCACGGCAAGGGGTTCGCGGTGGTCGCCTCCGAGGTGCGCAAGCTGGCCGAGCGCAGCGGTTCGGCGGCCCAGGACATCTCCGTCCTGTCCGAGTCCTGCGTGGCCGTTGCCGAAAAGGCGGGCAGGCTGCTCGAAGAGATGGTGCCGGACATCAAGCGGACTTCGGAAATGATCGAGGAGATAAGCTCGTCCAACAGGGAACTTTCGGCCAGCGCGGACAACGTGTCCAAGGCCGTGGGCCAGTTGGACAAGATCATTCAGTCCAATGCCGCCTCGGCCGAGGAGATGTCCTCGACCTCGGAAGACCTGGCCGTTCAGGCCAGGCATTTGACCGACACCGTGAGCTATTTTCGAATTGGGGGGACGGATGCCGGGACGAGTGCCTTGCAGGCCATTTCGGAGCACGGGGGAGTCTCGCAGGGCCAGGCCGTGTGCAGGGCGCTGGCCGCTGAGCATGCCGGACCGGGCGAGGGGAGCGGCGAACTCTCAAGCTTCTAG
- a CDS encoding NAD(P)H-dependent glycerol-3-phosphate dehydrogenase has product MKIAVLGAGAWGTTLADMLAKNGRETTLWAREPEVAADIRSHRENRVFLPGVALSDRLMVESDPTIAFAGADYFLVVIPSQFIRPALAGFRDLLPERPVIVNASKGIELSSLAPISRVVGEALEGKAPRYAALSGPSFAAEVSRDMPTSVSLGCESHDLGRELQEAFSTPYFRVYYTPDYRGVELGGAVKNVIAIAAGIADGLGFGHDARAALITRGLAELSRLGEAMGGQERTFMGLSGMGDLVLTCTGDLSRNRQVGLKLGRGQTLDQIIGEMKAVAEGVKTTQSLHDLAAKLEVELPITEQVYKILYEGKDPARATTDLMSRDLKDE; this is encoded by the coding sequence ATGAAGATAGCCGTACTGGGCGCGGGCGCCTGGGGCACCACCCTGGCCGACATGCTCGCCAAGAACGGACGGGAGACCACCCTGTGGGCGCGCGAGCCCGAGGTGGCCGCCGACATCCGCAGTCACCGCGAGAACCGGGTCTTCCTGCCCGGCGTGGCCCTGTCCGACCGCCTCATGGTCGAGTCCGACCCGACGATCGCCTTTGCCGGGGCCGACTACTTCCTGGTGGTCATCCCCAGCCAGTTCATCCGCCCGGCGCTGGCCGGGTTCCGCGACCTGCTCCCGGAGAGGCCGGTGATCGTCAACGCGTCCAAGGGCATCGAGCTGTCCTCCCTGGCCCCCATCTCCCGCGTGGTGGGCGAGGCGCTCGAGGGCAAGGCCCCGCGCTACGCGGCCCTGTCCGGCCCGTCGTTTGCGGCCGAGGTCTCGAGGGACATGCCCACGTCCGTGTCGCTGGGCTGCGAGAGCCACGACCTGGGCCGCGAACTCCAGGAGGCCTTCTCCACCCCGTATTTCCGCGTCTACTACACCCCGGATTACCGGGGCGTGGAACTGGGCGGCGCGGTCAAGAACGTCATCGCCATCGCGGCGGGCATCGCCGACGGCCTGGGCTTCGGCCACGACGCCCGGGCGGCCCTGATCACGCGCGGCCTGGCCGAACTGAGCCGGCTGGGCGAGGCCATGGGCGGCCAGGAACGGACCTTCATGGGGTTGTCCGGCATGGGCGACCTGGTCCTGACCTGCACCGGCGACCTGTCGCGCAACCGCCAGGTGGGGCTCAAGCTCGGCCGGGGCCAGACCCTGGACCAGATCATCGGCGAGATGAAGGCCGTGGCCGAGGGCGTCAAGACCACCCAGTCCCTGCACGACCTGGCGGCCAAGCTCGAAGTGGAGTTGCCCATCACCGAACAGGTCTATAAGATACTTTATGAAGGCAAAGATCCGGCCAGGGCCACCACGGACCTGATGAGCCGGGATTTGAAGGACGAATAA
- a CDS encoding SDR family oxidoreductase, whose amino-acid sequence MAERPVLVLGSTGYVGGRLVPLLLARGHRVRAAGRSVEKIRGRSWGDKVEAVRADMHDPDSLKRAAEGCDAAFYLVHSMTRPGRDFAEQERDAAYNMVRAAEHAKLKRIIYLGGLGEDREDHPLSKHLRSRAEVGRILTLGPARVTTLRAAQIIGSGSSSFELVRYLADRLPFMITPAWVRTRTQPIAIRNVLGYLAGCLENAATAGLTLDIGGPDVLSYAELFHLYAEVAGIPRRRLLPLPFVSPRLSSFWVSLITPVPMALSRALIDGLRNEVVCRDTRIRDLVPQDLLSCREAIRLALEKTKQQAVETCLFDVGSACMPEWASADDPLYAGGTRFEMGYRARLQGDPGKVWEQVARIGGEQGWYFGDPLWRLRGFIDRLMAGPGMKRGRPHGDRAPRVGDALDFWRVLASDKGRRLLLLAEMRLPGEALLEFRMDTQWENAVDLSMTAKFLPRGLTGILYWYAMYPFHVVLFKNIIENISDLAGTILYEPARRVR is encoded by the coding sequence ATGGCTGAACGTCCGGTTCTCGTACTCGGCTCCACGGGCTACGTGGGCGGGCGGCTGGTGCCGCTGCTGCTCGCGCGCGGCCACCGGGTGCGCGCCGCCGGACGCAGCGTGGAGAAGATCCGGGGCCGCTCCTGGGGCGACAAGGTCGAGGCCGTGCGCGCGGACATGCACGATCCCGACAGCCTGAAACGGGCGGCCGAGGGGTGCGACGCCGCCTTCTACCTCGTCCACTCCATGACCCGGCCGGGCCGCGACTTCGCGGAACAGGAGCGCGACGCGGCCTACAACATGGTCCGGGCCGCCGAACACGCGAAGTTGAAAAGGATCATCTACCTGGGCGGCCTGGGCGAGGACCGCGAGGACCATCCCCTTTCCAAGCATCTGCGCTCCAGGGCCGAGGTGGGCCGCATCCTGACGCTGGGCCCGGCCCGGGTGACCACCCTGCGCGCGGCCCAGATCATCGGCTCGGGCTCCTCGTCCTTCGAGCTGGTCCGCTACCTGGCCGACCGGCTGCCGTTCATGATCACCCCGGCCTGGGTGCGCACCAGAACCCAGCCCATCGCCATCCGCAACGTGCTCGGCTATCTCGCCGGGTGCCTGGAGAACGCGGCCACGGCCGGGCTGACGCTGGACATCGGCGGGCCGGACGTCCTGTCTTACGCGGAGTTGTTCCACCTCTACGCCGAGGTGGCCGGCATCCCCCGGCGGCGGCTGCTGCCCCTGCCCTTCGTCTCTCCCCGGCTGTCCTCCTTCTGGGTCTCGCTGATCACCCCGGTGCCCATGGCCCTGTCCCGGGCGCTCATCGACGGGCTGCGCAACGAGGTGGTCTGCCGGGACACGCGCATCCGCGACCTCGTGCCCCAGGACCTGCTGTCCTGCCGCGAGGCCATCCGCCTGGCCCTGGAAAAGACCAAGCAGCAGGCCGTGGAGACCTGCCTGTTCGACGTGGGCTCCGCCTGCATGCCCGAGTGGGCCTCGGCCGACGACCCGCTCTACGCGGGCGGCACCCGGTTCGAGATGGGCTACCGGGCCCGGCTCCAGGGCGACCCGGGCAAGGTCTGGGAACAGGTGGCCCGCATCGGCGGGGAACAGGGCTGGTATTTCGGCGACCCGTTGTGGCGGCTGCGCGGCTTCATCGACCGGCTCATGGCCGGGCCGGGAATGAAGCGGGGCCGCCCCCACGGCGACCGGGCCCCGCGCGTGGGCGACGCCCTGGACTTCTGGCGGGTGCTCGCCTCGGACAAGGGGCGGCGGCTTCTGCTCCTGGCCGAGATGCGCCTGCCCGGCGAAGCGCTGCTGGAATTCCGCATGGACACCCAGTGGGAAAACGCGGTGGACCTGTCCATGACCGCCAAGTTCCTGCCGCGCGGCCTGACCGGCATCCTCTACTGGTACGCCATGTATCCCTTCCACGTGGTGCTCTTCAAGAACATCATCGAGAACATCTCCGACCTGGCCGGGACCATCCTGTACGAGCCCGCCCGGAGGGTGCGCTAG
- the cbiD gene encoding cobalt-precorrin-5B (C(1))-methyltransferase CbiD, whose translation MVRHVSLPRGALQEHHREHLRPGRDHPVRARPEGALAVAKTLRNGRTTGSCASAAAMAGVRFLLTGERPKTVDVPLPPGGTLAVPIERMEPGDGGVRVTVVKDGGDDPDVTHGHDIQAVVSLEPGETSPPAVFLDGGKGVGRATLPGLPVAVGEPAINPEPRKQIEAAVRLAAKGFAGRILVTVEVPEGETIAKATMNPRLGIVGGISILGTQGIVKPYSHASFKATIAEGLSVARAQNLDRVVFTTGRRSERFYMNSRPDTPETALIQAADFFAFSMRAAMEHGFTEVVWAVFFGKLVKQAQGLEYTHAKTHPVDFVLLAKRCLEAGIDPARVPAVREANTAAQVLDMLRDDPARNNFIKLLVKKAAGHADKWAGNKSNVSYAVFDFDGHALGG comes from the coding sequence CTGGTACGCCATGTATCCCTTCCACGTGGTGCTCTTCAAGAACATCATCGAGAACATCTCCGACCTGGCCGGGACCATCCTGTACGAGCCCGCCCGGAGGGTGCGCTAGCCGTGGCGAAAACCCTTCGGAACGGCCGGACCACCGGCTCCTGCGCCTCGGCCGCGGCCATGGCCGGGGTGCGCTTCCTGCTCACGGGCGAACGCCCAAAGACCGTGGACGTCCCCCTGCCGCCGGGCGGCACCCTGGCCGTGCCCATCGAACGCATGGAGCCCGGGGACGGCGGGGTGCGCGTGACCGTGGTCAAGGACGGCGGCGACGACCCGGACGTGACCCACGGCCACGACATCCAGGCCGTGGTGAGCCTGGAGCCGGGCGAGACCTCGCCGCCCGCCGTGTTTCTGGACGGCGGCAAGGGGGTGGGCCGGGCGACCCTGCCGGGACTGCCCGTGGCCGTGGGGGAACCGGCCATCAACCCGGAGCCGCGCAAGCAGATAGAGGCCGCCGTCCGACTGGCCGCGAAAGGATTCGCCGGGCGCATCCTGGTGACCGTGGAGGTCCCGGAGGGCGAGACCATCGCCAAGGCGACCATGAATCCGCGCCTGGGCATCGTCGGCGGCATCTCCATCCTCGGCACCCAGGGCATCGTCAAGCCCTACTCCCACGCATCCTTCAAGGCGACCATCGCGGAAGGGCTGAGCGTGGCCCGGGCCCAGAACCTCGACCGGGTGGTCTTCACCACGGGCAGGCGCAGCGAGCGGTTCTATATGAACAGCCGCCCGGATACCCCGGAGACCGCCCTGATCCAGGCCGCCGACTTCTTCGCCTTTTCCATGCGCGCGGCAATGGAGCACGGGTTTACCGAGGTCGTCTGGGCCGTGTTCTTCGGCAAGCTGGTCAAGCAGGCCCAGGGGCTGGAGTACACCCACGCCAAAACCCACCCCGTGGACTTCGTCCTGCTGGCTAAGCGCTGCCTGGAGGCGGGCATCGACCCGGCGCGCGTCCCGGCGGTGCGCGAAGCCAACACAGCGGCCCAGGTCCTCGACATGCTCCGGGACGATCCGGCCCGGAATAATTTTATTAAATTGCTGGTAAAGAAAGCGGCCGGGCATGCCGATAAGTGGGCAGGCAACAAGAGCAATGTTTCCTACGCGGTGTTCGACTTCGACGGACACGCCCTGGGAGGCTAG
- a CDS encoding glycosyltransferase family 2 protein, whose product MPILSLVIPNHDYGRFSDRLFASLAAQTMGLRDVEILFVDDASGDDSVARAEQWAGRLDCERFAVERLERVGRPGPVRNHGLAMARGRYLFCLDPDDALRPDFMARCVEALEANPGITGVYPDYYEHTPTACRETRLPDFNQGLLRVQNILPPTAMYRREVWDAGLRYRDNTDYEDWDFWVQCVAAGARFLHLPAPLYDYHFHDQNFSYRARLNDGPAKAAIVRNNPGFFHPEVAQWAEDLHRGRLHSQSFTRGHIPSPNDIRALFKAIEETVLTASGF is encoded by the coding sequence ATGCCGATTCTTTCCCTCGTGATCCCGAACCATGACTACGGCCGGTTCAGCGACAGGCTCTTCGCTTCGCTGGCCGCGCAGACCATGGGGCTTCGCGACGTGGAAATCCTGTTCGTGGACGACGCGAGCGGCGACGATTCCGTGGCCAGGGCCGAGCAGTGGGCCGGACGGCTCGACTGCGAGCGGTTCGCCGTGGAGCGGCTGGAACGCGTGGGCAGGCCCGGTCCGGTGCGCAACCACGGCCTGGCCATGGCCCGGGGCCGCTATCTGTTCTGCCTGGACCCGGACGACGCCCTGCGCCCGGACTTCATGGCCCGGTGCGTCGAGGCCCTGGAGGCCAATCCCGGGATCACCGGGGTCTACCCGGACTATTACGAACACACCCCGACGGCCTGCCGCGAGACGCGGCTGCCCGACTTCAACCAGGGGTTGCTGCGCGTGCAGAACATCCTGCCACCCACGGCCATGTATCGCCGCGAAGTGTGGGACGCGGGCCTGCGCTACCGCGACAACACCGATTACGAGGATTGGGACTTCTGGGTACAGTGCGTGGCGGCCGGGGCGCGCTTCCTGCACCTTCCCGCGCCCCTCTACGACTACCATTTCCACGACCAAAACTTTTCCTACAGGGCGCGTCTGAACGACGGTCCCGCCAAGGCGGCCATCGTCCGCAACAACCCCGGATTCTTCCACCCCGAGGTCGCGCAGTGGGCCGAGGACCTGCATCGCGGCCGCCTCCACTCCCAATCCTTCACCCGGGGGCACATCCCTTCCCCCAACGACATCAGGGCCCTGTTCAAGGCCATCGAGGAAACGGTCCTGACCGCTTCCGGCTTTTAA
- the fsa gene encoding fructose-6-phosphate aldolase, whose amino-acid sequence MQFFLDTANLDQIREVGELGLLDGVTTNPTLMSREGGDWRKQAARICEMVDGPVSLEVIGTSHEQMIKEAKDLVSFGTNVVVKIPMIPEGLKALRELTERGIRTNVTLVFSPTQALLAAKLGATYVSPFVGRLDGLSQSGMEGVDQMRTLFDNYGFDTKILVASVRHPLHVLDAGLIGADVVTLPYATIMQLMHHPLTDKGLAAFLADWEAFQKGE is encoded by the coding sequence ATGCAATTCTTTCTCGATACCGCCAACCTGGACCAGATCCGCGAAGTGGGTGAACTCGGCCTGCTCGACGGCGTGACCACCAACCCGACGCTCATGTCCCGCGAGGGCGGCGACTGGCGCAAGCAGGCCGCGCGCATCTGCGAGATGGTCGACGGCCCGGTCTCCCTGGAGGTCATCGGCACCAGCCACGAGCAGATGATCAAGGAAGCCAAGGACCTGGTCTCCTTCGGGACCAACGTGGTGGTCAAGATTCCGATGATCCCCGAGGGGCTCAAGGCCCTCCGGGAACTGACCGAGCGCGGCATCAGGACCAACGTGACCCTGGTCTTCTCGCCCACCCAGGCTTTGCTCGCGGCCAAGCTCGGGGCCACCTATGTCTCGCCTTTCGTGGGCAGGCTCGACGGGCTGAGCCAGTCCGGCATGGAGGGCGTGGACCAGATGCGGACCCTGTTCGACAACTACGGTTTCGACACCAAGATCCTGGTGGCCTCGGTACGCCACCCCCTGCACGTGCTCGATGCCGGGCTGATCGGCGCGGACGTCGTCACCCTGCCGTACGCCACGATCATGCAGCTCATGCACCACCCCCTGACCGACAAGGGGCTGGCGGCGTTTCTGGCCGACTGGGAGGCGTTTCAGAAAGGCGAGTAG
- a CDS encoding bifunctional cobalt-precorrin-7 (C(5))-methyltransferase/cobalt-precorrin-6B (C(15))-methyltransferase, with the protein MTKMEPVRIIGLSPGSLTPSGSAKEALARADLVVGGKRLLAACPDSLIPESAHRLAIAGPLNPIIEAVRKNARKGRKVVVLADGDPLFFGIGKRLGEELGRENLLIEPSLSTVQLAAARLALPWQHMDFVSLHGRDDFSPLYAALVRADLIAVFTDAVNSPAEVARALLERGADCFSMTVLENLGAADEMIRPLALWETWGMEFSPLNLIVLERQYPPEIALSLGIPDHFYLHQKNLITKLPVRAAGLAHLGVAPDSTVWDLGAGCGSVSIEASHLARRGRVFAVERNKTRAAMIRENIRRTGAWLVDVVLGEMPGALEGLPEPDRIFIGGGLGGESNQDTALLETACRKLKPRGRVVVHCILLDSLHAAKDHFQSLGWHFGVTQLQASATDSLAGDLRFKAQNPVFVLWAEKP; encoded by the coding sequence ATGACCAAGATGGAACCCGTCCGCATCATCGGGCTGTCGCCCGGCTCCCTCACCCCCTCCGGCTCCGCGAAAGAGGCCCTGGCCCGGGCCGACCTCGTGGTCGGCGGCAAGCGGCTGCTGGCCGCCTGCCCGGACTCGCTGATACCGGAGAGCGCCCACCGGCTGGCCATCGCCGGGCCGCTCAATCCGATCATCGAGGCCGTGCGCAAGAACGCCCGCAAGGGGCGCAAGGTGGTGGTCCTGGCCGACGGCGACCCGCTTTTCTTCGGCATCGGCAAGCGGCTGGGCGAGGAGCTGGGCCGCGAGAACCTGCTTATCGAGCCGAGCCTGTCCACCGTGCAGCTGGCCGCGGCCCGGCTGGCCCTGCCGTGGCAGCATATGGACTTCGTTTCCCTGCACGGCCGCGACGACTTTTCCCCGCTGTACGCCGCCTTGGTGCGCGCGGACCTGATCGCGGTCTTCACCGACGCGGTGAACTCGCCCGCCGAGGTGGCCCGCGCCCTGCTGGAGCGCGGCGCGGACTGCTTCTCCATGACCGTGCTCGAAAACCTGGGCGCGGCGGACGAGATGATCCGGCCCCTGGCCCTGTGGGAAACCTGGGGCATGGAGTTCTCGCCGCTCAACCTGATCGTCCTGGAGCGCCAGTATCCGCCGGAGATCGCCCTGTCCCTGGGCATCCCGGACCATTTCTACCTGCACCAGAAAAACCTGATCACCAAGCTGCCCGTGCGCGCGGCCGGGCTGGCCCACCTGGGCGTGGCCCCGGACTCCACGGTCTGGGACCTGGGCGCGGGCTGCGGGTCCGTGTCCATCGAGGCCTCGCATCTGGCCCGGCGCGGCCGGGTCTTCGCCGTGGAACGCAACAAGACCCGCGCGGCCATGATCCGCGAGAACATCCGGCGCACCGGGGCGTGGCTGGTGGACGTGGTCCTCGGCGAGATGCCCGGGGCCCTGGAAGGGCTGCCCGAGCCGGACCGCATCTTCATCGGCGGGGGATTGGGCGGGGAATCCAACCAGGACACCGCCCTGCTCGAGACCGCCTGCCGCAAGCTCAAACCGCGCGGACGGGTGGTGGTCCACTGCATCCTGCTCGACTCCCTGCACGCGGCCAAGGATCATTTCCAGTCCCTGGGCTGGCACTTCGGCGTGACCCAGCTCCAGGCCTCGGCCACGGACTCCCTGGCCGGTGACCTGCGCTTCAAGGCGCAGAATCCGGTCTTCGTGCTCTGGGCCGAAAAGCCCTAG